The proteins below are encoded in one region of Sedimentibacter sp. zth1:
- a CDS encoding Type 1 glutamine amidotransferase-like domain-containing protein → MINILLSHYYFHEDWAKDTLKNYINKNDKVVIVPFSFDDDEISNTSEWENAYNRENGNYKEVVEPFLEYGIDEDKIIWLNYFEDTDEEIKRIVESSNIIFFTGGLTDRAIERVIEKGLLNYIDNCRVVIGASAGALMQLVKYFIIPDEDFSDLMYFNGLGLINTDFYIVVHYKDTEFHNNCIKIALKEKTDTIYAIGDRGGIVIDNENLLVFGNVTIFRNK, encoded by the coding sequence ATGATAAACATATTATTGAGTCACTATTATTTTCACGAAGACTGGGCAAAAGATACATTAAAAAATTATATAAATAAAAATGATAAAGTTGTAATAGTTCCATTTTCTTTTGATGATGATGAGATAAGTAATACGAGTGAATGGGAAAATGCTTATAACAGAGAGAATGGTAATTATAAAGAAGTGGTTGAACCATTTTTAGAGTATGGTATTGATGAGGATAAGATTATATGGTTAAATTACTTTGAAGATACTGACGAAGAAATTAAAAGAATAGTCGAAAGCAGCAATATAATATTTTTCACTGGTGGACTTACTGATAGAGCAATTGAACGAGTAATAGAAAAAGGTTTGTTAAATTATATTGATAATTGTAGAGTAGTTATAGGTGCAAGTGCAGGTGCTTTAATGCAGTTAGTTAAATATTTCATAATTCCAGATGAAGATTTTTCAGATTTAATGTATTTCAATGGACTTGGATTAATAAACACAGATTTTTATATTGTAGTTCATTATAAGGATACTGAATTTCACAACAATTGTATTAAAATAGCTTTAAAAGAAAAAACCGATACTATTTATGCCATAGGAGATAGAGGAGGAATCGTTATAGATAACGAAAATCTTTTAGTATTTGGGAATGTAACTATTTTTAGAAATAAATAA
- a CDS encoding NUDIX hydrolase → MEKKFPTHIVAVDGIVENEKNQILLVKNSYKCIYTIPGGQVEIGENLIDALIREIKEETGIDISVEKLICVSSNTGTHAGYNGYTIVPTKVMFGFTCKYVDGELCTSDETSESLWIDKNAVLNYITEPNLIERFKAYLNYEGSVQYLEYITKPEYNLKLKRLI, encoded by the coding sequence ATGGAGAAAAAATTTCCGACTCATATAGTAGCTGTAGATGGAATAGTAGAAAATGAAAAAAATCAAATACTTTTAGTTAAAAACTCTTATAAATGTATTTATACAATTCCTGGTGGACAAGTTGAAATAGGTGAAAATTTAATTGATGCATTAATTCGTGAAATAAAAGAAGAAACAGGAATAGATATAAGTGTTGAAAAACTAATATGTGTTTCATCAAACACAGGGACTCATGCAGGATATAATGGCTATACTATAGTTCCAACAAAAGTGATGTTTGGATTTACATGTAAATATGTAGATGGAGAATTATGTACGTCAGATGAAACATCTGAATCATTATGGATTGATAAAAATGCAGTATTAAATTATATTACAGAACCTAATTTGATAGAAAGATTTAAAGCATATTTAAACTATGAAGGATCAGTACAATATTTAGAATACATTACAAAACCGGAATATAACTTAAAATTAAAACGCTTGATATAA
- a CDS encoding IS110 family transposase yields the protein MFNFNNRNYISVGIDVGSTFSFMSIVDNNGNIILKPFKILHNSIDSLERAISAIKKAEESHSMKSHIFLESTGIYHFPLFCFLNESGFEAHIINPLITHSIKNSGIRKVKNDKLDSIGIARLGLSNNLKTSVMPVKLVLELRSLVRKHYDIMDQRSAHINKLKADLHTVFPQYLNIFSDVCGVTSRMILKNYCTPDKILRAHKSSLIEKISKSSRKGISKATQCYEKLSNAANAAKTFGCNIDSVYFNISLTIDLIEYLDTVIESILNQINLLVDKHKSEKFINQIHLLDSISGVGFLSAVTIMCEIGDFSAFKNPKQLFAYFGMDPEVNQSGKFNATEMHMSKRGSRIARRVVFAIALSNIRSTSNGKAINPYLQAYYRKKTESKPKKVAIGAVMHKICNIIFAVLRDEKSFELRSPETHISNYKQSLQLLAA from the coding sequence ATGTTTAATTTTAATAATCGTAACTATATCTCCGTTGGTATTGATGTTGGTTCAACTTTTAGTTTTATGTCTATTGTTGATAACAACGGAAACATTATTTTGAAACCTTTTAAAATACTACATAACAGTATAGATTCTCTTGAACGTGCTATTTCTGCAATAAAAAAAGCAGAAGAGTCACATTCCATGAAATCACACATTTTCCTGGAATCTACCGGAATCTATCACTTTCCGCTCTTCTGCTTCCTGAATGAATCAGGATTTGAGGCCCATATTATTAACCCTCTCATCACTCATTCTATCAAAAATTCAGGAATAAGGAAAGTAAAAAATGATAAATTAGATTCTATTGGCATCGCTAGACTTGGTTTATCTAACAATTTAAAAACCTCTGTTATGCCTGTTAAGCTTGTTTTAGAGCTTCGTAGCTTAGTTCGTAAACATTATGACATTATGGATCAACGCTCAGCTCATATTAATAAACTAAAAGCGGATTTACATACTGTTTTTCCTCAATACCTTAATATTTTCTCAGATGTTTGTGGTGTTACATCTCGCATGATTTTAAAGAATTATTGTACTCCTGATAAAATATTAAGAGCGCATAAATCATCTTTGATTGAAAAAATATCTAAATCTTCTAGAAAAGGTATTTCAAAAGCTACTCAATGCTACGAAAAACTTTCTAACGCAGCAAATGCAGCCAAAACCTTTGGTTGTAATATTGATAGTGTGTATTTCAATATTTCTTTAACTATTGACTTAATCGAATATTTAGATACTGTTATTGAATCTATTTTAAATCAAATAAATTTGCTTGTTGATAAGCATAAATCCGAAAAGTTTATTAATCAAATTCATTTGCTAGATTCAATTTCTGGTGTTGGTTTTTTATCTGCTGTTACCATAATGTGTGAAATTGGTGATTTTAGTGCTTTTAAGAACCCTAAACAGCTGTTTGCTTATTTTGGTATGGATCCTGAAGTTAACCAATCAGGCAAATTCAATGCTACTGAAATGCATATGTCTAAGCGTGGTTCACGTATCGCTAGACGTGTTGTTTTTGCTATCGCTTTGTCTAATATACGTTCTACAAGTAATGGTAAAGCTATTAATCCCTATTTACAAGCTTATTACCGAAAGAAAACTGAATCTAAACCTAAAAAGGTTGCTATTGGTGCTGTTATGCACAAAATCTGTAATATCATTTTTGCAGTGCTACGTGATGAAAAATCTTTTGAACTCCGTTCTCCAGAAACTCATATTAGTAACTACAAACAATCATTACAGCTACTTGCTGCATAA
- a CDS encoding M23 family metallopeptidase, translating into MIRDYESVRLFPVFKRAMTYVEHFAGNLVNLGDALGRDCNIIAFDICSTQTVGCLKAYRNDGTKNEDWYTYNAEVLSPTKGVVKEIYENPNTNTPGSFTPGRASSVTIEREDGVNIFIAHVKDILVKEGDEVNEGDVIAYGGNNGCSRSPHIHVGAWKGEESLQVEFDLYNMGKIVEEVGESYFLTGYTEEEIKELMKK; encoded by the coding sequence ATGATTAGAGATTATGAAAGTGTAAGATTATTTCCTGTATTTAAAAGAGCTATGACATATGTTGAACATTTTGCTGGAAATCTAGTTAATTTAGGAGATGCATTAGGAAGAGATTGTAATATTATTGCATTTGATATATGTTCTACACAAACAGTTGGTTGCTTGAAGGCATATAGAAATGATGGAACAAAGAATGAGGATTGGTATACGTATAATGCAGAGGTTTTGTCACCAACAAAAGGGGTTGTTAAAGAAATATATGAAAATCCTAATACAAATACCCCAGGTTCTTTCACTCCAGGACGTGCATCAAGTGTTACAATAGAAAGAGAAGATGGGGTAAATATTTTTATTGCACATGTAAAAGATATATTGGTGAAAGAAGGGGATGAAGTTAATGAAGGTGATGTTATAGCCTATGGTGGAAATAATGGATGTTCAAGATCTCCACATATACATGTAGGTGCATGGAAAGGTGAAGAATCTTTACAAGTAGAGTTTGATTTATACAATATGGGAAAAATTGTTGAAGAAGTAGGAGAAAGTTACTTTTTGACAGGTTATACAGAAGAGGAAATCAAAGAGTTAATGAAAAAGTAG
- a CDS encoding MazG nucleotide pyrophosphohydrolase domain-containing protein: MEEFGLNKMQDIQKQLQEKYKDKWEPISPETGKNQLLWLMIELGEVADIIKKDGNKKIIEDSDVRRHFIEEMCDVLMYFNDVMLCYDISVEELKEVYLEKHKKNMERW, translated from the coding sequence ATGGAAGAGTTTGGTTTAAATAAAATGCAAGATATTCAAAAACAGTTACAAGAAAAATATAAGGATAAATGGGAACCTATTTCACCAGAAACAGGAAAGAATCAATTACTGTGGCTAATGATAGAACTTGGTGAAGTTGCAGATATTATTAAAAAAGATGGAAATAAGAAAATTATCGAAGATTCGGACGTAAGAAGACACTTTATTGAAGAAATGTGTGATGTTCTCATGTATTTCAATGACGTAATGCTTTGCTATGATATTTCTGTTGAAGAATTGAAAGAAGTATATCTAGAAAAACATAAGAAAAATATGGAGAGATGGTAA
- a CDS encoding GNAT family N-acetyltransferase translates to MRIETANRLTENQMTEILNLETVVFREDALENHAFLSNEINFDKTLQCFYMCYENDVLVAFLTTFMPTSYEAEILAVTHPEYRGKGCFKKLFQSANETLLLAGIKKILLVVEPKSKSGVEVLKTFECAKLERSEYRMSYNGSKSLPEYPDLHFFEVNNQNKEIFAKITKDAFPDLEESSNFIDTVISSENRKGYVAYKEGIPVGVFDFNYEEGDTFLYGVAIYTPYRGKGFGKQLVGFALTEGIKKMDKVVLDVDSKNPTAFHLYKKCGFQIDFQVDYYKCEF, encoded by the coding sequence ATGAGAATCGAAACAGCAAATAGATTAACAGAAAATCAGATGACTGAAATTCTAAATTTAGAAACAGTCGTTTTTCGTGAAGATGCTTTAGAAAATCATGCTTTTTTATCAAATGAAATTAACTTTGACAAGACATTGCAGTGCTTCTACATGTGCTATGAAAATGATGTGTTAGTTGCTTTTTTAACTACCTTTATGCCCACTTCTTATGAAGCGGAAATATTAGCGGTTACTCATCCAGAGTACAGAGGAAAAGGATGTTTTAAAAAACTGTTTCAGTCTGCTAATGAAACGTTATTATTGGCAGGAATAAAGAAAATTTTGTTGGTTGTAGAACCGAAAAGTAAAAGTGGTGTTGAAGTTTTAAAAACCTTTGAGTGTGCGAAGTTGGAGCGTTCAGAATACAGGATGTCTTATAATGGTTCAAAAAGTTTGCCAGAATATCCAGATTTGCATTTTTTCGAGGTAAATAATCAAAACAAAGAAATTTTTGCAAAAATTACAAAGGATGCTTTTCCCGATTTAGAGGAAAGTAGTAATTTTATTGATACTGTAATTTCTTCTGAAAACCGAAAGGGGTATGTAGCTTACAAAGAAGGAATTCCTGTAGGCGTTTTTGATTTTAATTATGAAGAAGGAGATACTTTCCTTTATGGTGTAGCAATATACACACCATATCGTGGAAAAGGATTTGGAAAGCAATTGGTTGGGTTTGCATTGACTGAGGGAATAAAAAAAATGGATAAAGTAGTGCTTGATGTGGATTCGAAAAATCCAACAGCTTTTCATTTATATAAGAAGTGTGGATTTCAGATTGATTTTCAAGTTGATTATTATAAATGTGAGTTTTAG
- a CDS encoding reverse transcriptase domain-containing protein, with the protein MGKIQEEIKELSIKHAKLQTLMHYVNEENLKQVHEKQDKKKAVGIDGVTKEQYSEQLEDNIKILLEKMKKFGYKPKPTRRVMIPKSDGKMRSLGILSYEDKLVQTIMAEILNGVYEPRFLDISYGFRPNRNCHQAIKMINNTIMHKNVNYILDCDIKGFFDNVDQGWLMKFLEHDIQDKNFLRYIVRFLKAGIWEDMKYVESDKGTIQGGNISPVLANVYLHYVLDIWFEKSVKPKLHGEAYLVR; encoded by the coding sequence ATGGGAAAGATACAAGAAGAAATAAAAGAACTATCAATAAAACACGCAAAACTGCAAACACTAATGCACTATGTAAATGAAGAAAATTTAAAACAGGTGCATGAAAAACAGGACAAGAAAAAAGCAGTAGGAATAGATGGAGTAACAAAAGAACAATATTCAGAACAACTAGAAGATAATATAAAAATTCTCCTAGAAAAAATGAAGAAGTTCGGATACAAACCAAAACCCACAAGAAGAGTAATGATACCAAAAAGCGATGGAAAAATGCGATCATTAGGAATACTGTCATATGAAGATAAGTTAGTACAAACAATAATGGCAGAAATATTGAATGGAGTATATGAACCAAGATTTCTTGATATATCATATGGTTTTAGACCAAACAGAAATTGCCATCAAGCAATAAAAATGATAAACAATACGATAATGCACAAAAACGTAAACTATATACTAGACTGTGATATAAAAGGCTTTTTCGACAATGTAGACCAAGGATGGCTAATGAAATTTTTAGAACACGATATACAAGATAAGAATTTTCTTAGATATATAGTAAGATTTCTAAAAGCAGGAATATGGGAAGACATGAAATACGTAGAAAGTGACAAAGGAACAATTCAGGGTGGAAATATATCACCAGTATTGGCAAATGTATACCTACACTATGTATTAGATATATGGTTTGAAAAGTCGGTGAAACCAAAACTGCATGGAGAAGCGTATCTGGTGAGATAG
- a CDS encoding GNAT family N-acetyltransferase has product MNIILKQRMKDHVVIFWEKTQDEELQKLFPFSIQSLEEALKLYKESLKDVALSYGKVIYYGGKYIGDIWCYCIDEINEKMAMLSIVIFEKELWGKGIATRATKDFIKEVFSKYELEKIGAYTYTFNNRSIGLLEKAGFAKVETFVEDEIESIYFEIRR; this is encoded by the coding sequence ATGAACATAATACTAAAGCAAAGAATGAAGGATCATGTTGTGATTTTCTGGGAGAAAACTCAAGATGAAGAATTACAAAAATTATTTCCCTTCAGTATTCAATCGTTAGAAGAAGCATTGAAATTATATAAAGAATCTCTAAAAGATGTTGCACTAAGTTATGGAAAAGTCATCTACTACGGAGGAAAATATATTGGAGACATATGGTGTTATTGTATAGATGAAATTAATGAAAAGATGGCGATGTTGAGCATCGTTATCTTTGAAAAGGAACTATGGGGGAAAGGTATAGCAACACGAGCTACCAAAGATTTTATTAAAGAAGTTTTTAGTAAGTATGAGTTAGAAAAGATTGGAGCTTATACATATACGTTTAATAATAGATCAATAGGTCTATTAGAAAAGGCTGGATTTGCTAAGGTTGAAACATTTGTAGAAGATGAAATTGAATCAATATATTTTGAAATAAGAAGGTAA
- a CDS encoding GNAT family N-acetyltransferase, translating into MLKLIKREESYVNGYKEYCKEFYDNKVTYFCPTNPKSIDENWYQRSKEWYDKKELGQLEGQPKTLHFWAVDGNRFIGEFQLRTELTEDIMNGIGSIGYSVRITEQRKGYGQKILKQGLDIAKKNGLDKVLLNINELNEQSIYVVEKLGGKLMDKIQSYNKAEGNHLMRRYWIYL; encoded by the coding sequence ATGCTTAAGCTAATTAAAAGAGAAGAGTCATATGTAAATGGTTATAAAGAATATTGCAAAGAATTTTATGATAATAAAGTAACATATTTTTGTCCAACCAATCCTAAGTCAATAGATGAAAATTGGTATCAAAGGAGTAAGGAATGGTATGATAAAAAAGAGTTAGGACAACTTGAAGGTCAACCAAAAACTCTTCATTTTTGGGCAGTAGATGGAAATAGATTTATTGGAGAATTCCAGTTGAGAACAGAATTAACAGAAGATATTATGAATGGAATTGGTAGTATTGGATATTCGGTACGAATAACAGAGCAAAGGAAAGGGTATGGACAAAAAATATTGAAACAAGGTTTAGATATTGCAAAGAAAAATGGATTAGATAAAGTGTTGCTAAATATCAATGAACTTAATGAACAATCAATATATGTAGTTGAAAAACTTGGGGGAAAATTAATGGATAAAATACAATCATACAACAAAGCAGAAGGTAACCACTTAATGAGAAGATATTGGATTTATCTATAA
- a CDS encoding DNA mismatch repair protein MutS: MIKKYLCRKDNNHINKKDIKDVNFCKLEQANNYFNKTSSSVDDITWNDLDMNNVFARINYTVTTPGEECLYSWLKNPLEDKKELEERMDFISRFNNNKTILHKLRMNLSKIGYFKYNFRKIMESNFLVNYVMLALFIILATINFAIIAYSISIKDFFLLPILMLIFTINLFVHYKFIMKYGEQLEVLNYILRLLSFSRNNKKLLEQFTSELANRLDKINDILIYIAKKGKVIFTIEGLDVLADYINITFLLKEINFLMISKQMHKHKKEIIEVYELIGELDAILSINKYRSDLDYYCEPNIDYNIEEIHITDMYHPLINNAISNSISMSKAIVITGSNMSGKSTFLRTIGLNALFAQSICTSLSKEHRTSFYRLITSISLNDDVLKNKSYFLMEAEAIKRMISLKDDKYPSLILIDEIFKGTNPAERLAASMEILNILALSNTKVFVTTHDLQILSKLVGYEYYYFTENVTKESMKFDYKIRRGVTTTRNAIKILEFIKYPDDLITKINKRIDALEI; this comes from the coding sequence ATGATAAAGAAATATTTGTGTAGAAAAGATAATAATCATATTAATAAAAAAGACATAAAAGATGTAAATTTTTGTAAACTTGAGCAAGCAAATAATTATTTTAATAAAACTAGTTCATCAGTGGATGACATTACATGGAATGATTTGGACATGAACAATGTATTTGCAAGAATAAATTATACAGTTACTACTCCAGGTGAAGAATGTCTATATAGTTGGTTGAAAAATCCATTAGAAGATAAAAAAGAACTTGAAGAGCGAATGGACTTTATTAGTAGATTTAATAACAACAAAACTATTTTACACAAGTTAAGAATGAATCTTTCTAAGATAGGATATTTTAAATATAACTTCAGAAAAATAATGGAAAGTAACTTTCTAGTTAATTATGTTATGCTGGCTCTTTTTATTATACTTGCAACTATAAATTTTGCGATTATTGCGTATTCGATAAGTATAAAGGATTTTTTCTTATTACCAATCTTGATGTTGATTTTCACAATTAATTTATTTGTACATTATAAGTTTATTATGAAATATGGCGAACAATTAGAAGTTTTAAATTATATATTAAGATTATTATCTTTTAGTAGGAATAATAAAAAATTATTAGAACAATTTACATCAGAATTAGCTAATCGACTTGATAAGATTAATGATATATTAATATATATTGCTAAGAAAGGAAAAGTAATATTTACAATTGAAGGATTAGATGTACTTGCCGATTATATTAATATTACCTTCTTATTAAAAGAAATAAATTTTCTGATGATATCTAAGCAGATGCATAAGCATAAGAAAGAAATTATTGAAGTTTATGAGTTAATTGGAGAACTAGATGCTATATTAAGTATTAATAAGTATAGAAGTGATTTAGATTACTATTGCGAGCCTAATATTGATTATAATATAGAAGAAATTCATATAACTGATATGTACCACCCTTTAATAAATAATGCCATATCAAATTCTATAAGTATGTCTAAAGCTATTGTAATTACAGGATCTAATATGAGTGGAAAATCCACTTTTTTGAGAACTATCGGATTAAATGCACTATTTGCTCAAAGTATTTGTACAAGTTTATCTAAAGAACATAGAACTAGTTTTTACAGATTAATAACATCAATAAGCTTGAATGATGATGTTTTAAAAAATAAAAGTTATTTTTTAATGGAGGCAGAAGCGATTAAGCGTATGATCAGCTTAAAAGATGATAAATATCCTTCGCTTATATTAATAGATGAGATTTTCAAAGGTACAAATCCAGCAGAAAGATTAGCAGCTTCAATGGAAATATTAAATATATTAGCATTAAGTAATACAAAGGTATTTGTTACAACCCATGATTTACAGATACTATCTAAATTAGTAGGATACGAGTATTATTACTTCACAGAGAATGTTACAAAGGAATCTATGAAATTTGATTATAAGATACGTAGAGGTGTTACTACAACACGTAATGCAATAAAAATATTAGAATTTATTAAGTATCCAGATGATTTAATTACTAAAATAAACAAAAGAATTGATGCTTTGGAAATATGA
- the ltrA gene encoding group II intron reverse transcriptase/maturase, producing MEKIQEEIKELSIKHAKLQTLMHYVNEENLKQVHEKQDKKKAVGIDGVTKEQYSEQLEDNIKILLEKMKKFGYKPKPTRRVMIPKSDGKMRSLGILSYEDKLVQTIMAEILNGVYEPRFLDISYGFRPNRNCHQAIKMINNTIMHKNVNYILDCDIKGFFDNVDQGWLMKFLEHDIQDKNFLRYIVRFLKAGIWEDMKYVESDKGTIQGGNISPVLANVYLHYVLDIWFEKSVKPKLHGEAYLVRYADDFAIQFQAESEAEKVYKMLIERLKTFGLEVAIEKTRIIPFGKHRGTKENFDFLGFTFVNGKTKNGKYRVHINTSKKKLKVKRQNAKSWLKEVMHKPIDTIMKSLKRKLVGHYNYYGISGNIKGIKKFHGYVKYQCYKRLNRRHQKKSMSYDTFEKIWEAYIPSPKICVNIW from the coding sequence ATGGAAAAGATACAAGAAGAAATAAAAGAACTATCAATAAAACACGCAAAATTGCAAACACTAATGCACTATGTAAATGAAGAAAATTTAAAACAGGTGCATGAAAAACAGGACAAGAAAAAAGCAGTAGGAATAGATGGAGTAACAAAAGAACAATATTCAGAACAACTAGAAGATAATATAAAAATTCTCCTAGAAAAAATGAAGAAGTTCGGATACAAACCAAAACCCACAAGAAGAGTAATGATACCAAAAAGCGATGGAAAAATGCGATCATTAGGAATACTGTCATATGAAGATAAGTTAGTACAAACAATAATGGCAGAAATATTGAATGGAGTATATGAACCAAGATTTCTTGATATATCATATGGTTTTAGACCAAACAGAAATTGCCATCAAGCAATAAAAATGATAAACAATACGATAATGCACAAAAACGTAAACTATATACTAGACTGTGATATAAAAGGCTTTTTCGACAATGTAGACCAAGGATGGCTAATGAAATTTTTAGAACACGATATACAAGATAAGAATTTTCTTAGATATATAGTAAGATTTCTAAAAGCAGGAATATGGGAAGACATGAAATACGTAGAAAGTGACAAAGGAACAATTCAGGGTGGAAATATATCACCAGTATTGGCAAATGTATACCTACACTATGTATTAGATATATGGTTTGAAAAGTCGGTGAAACCAAAACTGCATGGAGAAGCGTATCTGGTGAGATATGCAGATGACTTTGCAATACAGTTTCAAGCAGAAAGCGAAGCGGAAAAAGTATACAAGATGCTAATAGAGAGATTGAAAACATTTGGATTAGAAGTAGCAATAGAAAAGACAAGGATAATACCATTCGGAAAACATAGAGGAACAAAAGAAAATTTTGATTTTCTCGGATTTACATTTGTAAATGGAAAAACAAAAAATGGTAAATATCGTGTGCATATCAACACAAGTAAGAAAAAGCTAAAAGTAAAAAGGCAAAATGCGAAAAGTTGGCTAAAAGAAGTAATGCACAAACCTATTGATACAATAATGAAAAGCTTGAAAAGAAAACTGGTGGGACACTATAACTACTATGGGATAAGTGGAAATATCAAAGGAATAAAGAAATTCCACGGATATGTCAAATACCAATGCTACAAAAGATTAAACAGAAGACATCAAAAGAAAAGCATGTCTTATGATACATTTGAAAAAATATGGGAAGCATATATTCCAAGTCCAAAGATTTGTGTAAACATATGGTAG
- a CDS encoding GNAT family N-acetyltransferase, with product MTEIILDRLVIRRFREKDFKDLHDYLSDEKVVKYEPYGVFSEEETKEELEYRIDSKSFFAVCIKETDKVIGNIYFNEGDFGTWELGFVFNKSYQGYGYATESTKGIMKYAFEELNVRRIVAMCNPENERSWKLLERLKMRREGTLLQNIYFKKDNDGNPIWLDTYEYGILRSEWNKDIN from the coding sequence ATGACAGAAATTATTTTAGATAGGTTAGTAATAAGAAGATTTAGAGAAAAAGATTTCAAAGATTTACATGATTATTTATCAGATGAAAAAGTAGTTAAATACGAGCCATATGGAGTGTTTAGTGAAGAAGAAACTAAAGAAGAATTAGAATATAGAATAGATAGCAAATCTTTTTTTGCGGTTTGTATTAAAGAAACGGACAAGGTTATTGGTAATATATATTTTAATGAAGGTGATTTTGGTACATGGGAATTAGGATTTGTATTTAACAAGTCATACCAAGGTTATGGATATGCAACTGAAAGTACAAAAGGAATAATGAAATATGCGTTTGAAGAATTAAATGTTAGAAGAATTGTTGCTATGTGTAATCCTGAAAATGAAAGATCATGGAAATTACTTGAAAGGTTGAAAATGAGAAGAGAGGGAACATTACTGCAAAATATATATTTTAAAAAGGACAATGATGGGAACCCAATCTGGCTTGATACATATGAGTATGGAATTTTAAGAAGTGAGTGGAATAAAGATATTAATTAA